The Agromyces atrinae genome window below encodes:
- a CDS encoding dihydroxyacetone kinase family protein, producing the protein MSYVLNDPAAFADESTDGFVAAHRSLVRRVPGGVARTTAVPEGHVAVVIGGGSGHYPAFGGLVGAGLADAAVLGNVFASPSAQQIYTVAKAVATEAGVLLSYGNYAGDVLNFDQAEQRLIAEGIPTRTVRVTDDIYSASSDERQKRRGIAGDLAVFRAAAWAAEQGLDLDAVAAVAARANERTRSMGVAFSGCTLPGATEPLFTVPEGQMAVGMGIHGEPGIGVQPLPTAKQLGELFVEALLAELPDGVTSVDGARLAVILNGLGSVKAEELFVIYATVSTELERAGATIVDPEVGEYATSFEMAGVSLTLLWLDDELESAWTAPAYAPAYRKGAVATGDTELLTDDDAAAETETIAAAATPEAAEAGRTARDVIVAIRDMIDREADELGRLDSIAGDGDHGIGMKRGTVAAARAAEAAADAGAGAGTVLALAGDAWADKAGGTSGALWGLALRAAGDVIGDTEAPSAHTVAEAVEAARAGIQNFGKAVVGDKTLVDSLVPFSDGLTARANEGAALAVAWAGAADDATRAAAATADLLPRMGRARPHMEKSLGTPDPGAISLALAMHAAASVLNHTTAQKEES; encoded by the coding sequence ATGAGTTACGTACTGAATGACCCTGCGGCGTTCGCAGACGAGTCGACCGACGGCTTCGTGGCCGCGCACCGCTCGCTCGTGCGTCGTGTGCCGGGCGGCGTCGCCCGGACCACCGCGGTGCCCGAGGGGCATGTCGCCGTCGTCATCGGCGGCGGCTCCGGCCACTATCCGGCGTTCGGCGGCCTCGTGGGCGCCGGCCTCGCCGACGCCGCTGTGCTCGGCAATGTCTTCGCTTCGCCGAGCGCGCAGCAGATCTACACCGTCGCCAAGGCGGTTGCCACCGAAGCGGGCGTTCTGCTCAGCTACGGCAACTACGCCGGCGACGTCTTGAACTTCGATCAGGCCGAGCAGCGCCTGATCGCCGAGGGCATCCCGACCCGCACGGTGCGTGTCACGGACGACATCTACAGCGCCTCGTCGGACGAACGTCAGAAGCGTCGCGGCATCGCCGGCGACCTCGCGGTCTTCCGCGCCGCCGCGTGGGCCGCCGAGCAGGGCCTCGACCTCGACGCCGTCGCGGCGGTCGCCGCCCGGGCCAACGAACGCACCCGATCGATGGGCGTCGCCTTCTCGGGCTGCACGCTTCCCGGCGCGACCGAACCGCTCTTCACCGTTCCCGAGGGCCAGATGGCCGTCGGAATGGGTATCCACGGCGAGCCCGGCATCGGGGTGCAGCCGCTTCCGACCGCGAAGCAGCTCGGCGAGCTCTTCGTCGAAGCGCTCCTCGCCGAACTGCCCGACGGCGTCACGTCCGTCGACGGTGCGCGTCTCGCCGTCATCCTCAACGGTCTCGGATCGGTGAAGGCCGAAGAGCTCTTCGTCATCTACGCGACGGTCTCGACCGAGCTCGAGCGCGCGGGTGCGACGATCGTCGACCCCGAGGTGGGGGAGTACGCGACGAGCTTCGAGATGGCGGGCGTCTCGCTCACCCTGCTCTGGCTCGACGACGAGCTCGAGAGCGCGTGGACTGCACCCGCCTACGCACCGGCGTACCGGAAGGGCGCGGTCGCCACGGGCGACACCGAGCTCTTGACGGATGACGACGCGGCGGCCGAGACCGAGACGATCGCTGCCGCGGCGACGCCCGAAGCCGCCGAGGCGGGTCGCACCGCGCGCGACGTCATCGTCGCGATCCGCGACATGATCGACCGTGAGGCCGACGAACTCGGCCGTCTCGATTCCATCGCCGGTGACGGCGACCACGGCATCGGAATGAAGCGCGGTACCGTCGCTGCGGCCCGCGCAGCCGAAGCCGCAGCCGACGCCGGCGCCGGAGCGGGCACCGTCCTCGCGCTCGCGGGCGACGCGTGGGCCGACAAGGCCGGCGGAACCTCGGGTGCTCTGTGGGGACTCGCTCTCCGTGCCGCGGGCGACGTCATCGGCGACACCGAGGCGCCGAGCGCGCACACCGTCGCGGAGGCCGTCGAGGCCGCTCGCGCCGGCATCCAGAACTTCGGCAAGGCGGTCGTCGGCGACAAGACCCTCGTCGACTCGCTCGTTCCCTTCTCCGACGGCCTGACCGCGCGCGCGAACGAGGGCGCGGCCCTCGCGGTCGCCTGGGCCGGTGCGGCGGATGACGCGACGCGCGCCG